The Sander vitreus isolate 19-12246 chromosome 5, sanVit1, whole genome shotgun sequence genome includes a region encoding these proteins:
- the LOC144518114 gene encoding hyaluronan and proteoglycan link protein 1-like — translation MTSLLCITMISLTLAGSAYSMPSPPTDKAFADLGGNVTLPCRLLSKDAMFFGTIGIRVKWTKVADDEALSEDVLLSMGFHQKTYGNFEGRVFLQEHDSEDASLIITDVSMDDMGKYRCEIINGVEETVQDITLEVQGGLIDGVVFPYSPLVGRYNLNFPKAVQACQGQDASVATFDQLFEAWKGGLDWCNAGWLNDGTVQYPITKPRQNCGGTKNGPGVRSYGRPDKQISHFDVFCFASEFNGRFYWLVQPDRLTFDEAVQACIDDGAEIAKVGHIYSAWKLEGYDRCDAGWLADGSVRYPIARPRKNCSPTEAAVRFVGFPDKMQKSYGVYCYKAEQ, via the exons ATAAGGCTTTTGCTGACCTAGGTGGCAACGTCACCCTGCCCTGTCGGCTCCTGTCCAAAGATGCCATGTTCTTTGGTACCATTGGTATCCGAGTCAAATGGACCAAGGTGGCAGATGATGAAGCACTGAGTGAGGATGTGCTGCTTTCAATGGGTTTCCACCAGAAAACCTACGGAAACTTTGAGGGCCGTGTCTTTCTGCAGGAGCACGACAGTGAAGATGCCTCCCTAATAATAACTGACGTCTCCATGGATGACATGGGAAAATACCGCTGTGAGATAATCAACGGGGTGGAAGAAACCGTGCAAGATATTACTTTGGAAGTGCAAGGCGGTCTTATTGatg GTGTTGTGTTCCCATACTCCCCCCTTGTGGGCCGCTACAACCTGAACTTCCCCAAAGCTGTGCAGGCCTGTCAGGGACAGGATGCTTCTGTCGCCACCTTTGACCAGTTGTTTGAGGCCTGGAAGGGCGGCCTGGACTGGTGCAATGCTGGCTGGCTGAATGATGGCACAGTACAGTATCCCATTACCAAACCCAGACAGAATTGTGGAGGCACCAAAAACGGGCCTGGCGTCAGAAGCTATGGCCGTCCTGACAAACAAATAAGCCACTTTGACGTGTTCTGCTTTGCTTCTGAATTCAACG GACGTTTCTATTGGCTGGTCCAGCCCGACAGGCTGACCTTTGACGAGGCTGTGCAGGCATGCATAGACGATGGTGCAGAGATTGCCAAGGTGGGCCACATTTACTCCGCCTGGAAGCTTGAGGGTTACGATCGCTGCGATGCTGGCTGGTTGGCTGACGGAAGTGTGCGCTACCCCATTGCCAGGCCCCGCAAGAACTGCAGCCCCACAGAAGCTGCAGTGCGCTTTGTTGGATTCCCAGACAAGATGCAAAAGTCTTATGGCGTCTACTGCTACAAGGCTGAGCAGTGA